A single region of the Plantactinospora soyae genome encodes:
- a CDS encoding alpha/beta fold hydrolase: MQKVISGDGRVLAVEEWGEPDGTPVLYVCGSPMSRLARYPDPDLFGRLGIRLITYDRPGFGYSTPQPGRRVVDAADDIAAIADTLGLTRFPIFGVSGGGPHALAFTARYPDRVVRVATLAGLAPRDADGLDWTAGMGAGNRASAAEAIRGVEALTAHLGKSASASAPSLLPANDQAILARPEIGEMVRTAFAEAIRPGIAGWVDDTRALFGLPWGFDPSTISRQVRLWHGELDEAVPVGHGRWLAARIPGATLATRADVGHAGHFDATPAMLEWLVRAD; this comes from the coding sequence ATGCAGAAGGTGATCAGCGGCGACGGTCGGGTGTTGGCGGTCGAGGAGTGGGGCGAGCCGGATGGCACGCCGGTCCTCTACGTCTGTGGCAGCCCGATGAGCCGGCTCGCCCGGTACCCCGACCCGGATCTCTTCGGGCGACTCGGGATTCGGCTGATCACGTACGACCGGCCGGGCTTCGGCTACTCCACCCCGCAACCCGGGCGGCGGGTCGTCGACGCCGCCGACGACATCGCGGCCATCGCCGACACACTGGGACTGACCCGGTTCCCGATCTTCGGGGTCTCCGGCGGTGGGCCCCACGCGCTGGCCTTCACCGCCCGTTACCCGGATCGGGTGGTCAGGGTGGCCACGCTGGCCGGCCTCGCCCCCCGGGACGCCGACGGGCTGGACTGGACGGCCGGGATGGGGGCCGGCAACCGGGCCAGTGCCGCCGAGGCGATCCGGGGCGTCGAGGCGCTCACGGCGCATCTCGGCAAGTCCGCGTCGGCGAGCGCGCCGTCGCTGCTGCCCGCCAACGACCAGGCGATCCTCGCCCGGCCGGAGATCGGCGAGATGGTCCGTACGGCGTTCGCCGAGGCGATACGGCCGGGGATCGCCGGCTGGGTCGACGACACCCGCGCCCTGTTCGGCCTGCCGTGGGGCTTCGACCCCTCGACGATCAGCCGGCAGGTGCGGCTGTGGCACGGCGAGTTGGACGAGGCCGTACCGGTCGGCCACGGCAGGTGGCTGGCGGCACGGATTCCGGGCGCCACATTGGCCACCCGGGCCGACGTCGGACACGCCGGCCATTTCGATGCCACCCCGGCAATGCTGGAGTGGCTGGTCCGGGCCGACTGA